The DNA region TAGGAACTAACTGATAAATGATTTTAACAAATTCACTTATGGAATTTAACCAAACTTGACCAAATAACCATGTCGGGTGATGAGAGAAATTGTATTTCTTTtagatttattatttaatgtttttttaaaataataataaatgcttTGTGAATAGGCATGGATGGGATATTTTAGGGAAAGGAACTGCATATCTTGTGGGGTCAATGCTCATAACAAGGAGAACATCAAACAGGTAAACTGTATGTTCCCTCTAAAGAGCCTCAGGAATGAATgatcttattttaaatatcatgATGTTTGGCCTTGTCTATAAATTGTTAAATGGCATGGAACCAAGTAACTAACTTTGAATCTTACTGTTGTTGTCGTTCTGTGTACATGtttaaattgatttgaattaatttttagctCACATTTGATATCACTTAAATATAAGGAATTTATATACGTCTGTAAGATGCATATGCAGTTTTGTCTGAAGCTCTCATCAATAGTAGTGAGAATTTTTGTAACTATTTTTAGCACAACCTATCAGTTAGAgattctgaaaaatgttagTATTATATTGCTTCTATTCCTTTTggctttttcacattttttgtttcttttttcttcctttcttttttgtttcttctattgTTTTCCTTTGCTTTGTTTCTCTGGGCAATGCATCTTTTAGTCTGTGAAAATAAGATCTAAGCAAATGATTTGACTTGTGAGCTTTTATATTTGGTATTGGATGTCCTGGTTGCGAAGTATTTTTGTAGTAAAATTAGACAAAAGTTTTGTTCCCTATGAACTAGAAAAGTAAAAGGTTTTCCACGGAATAAGACAACAACAATAATCTGCAGTGTTAtattgagttttttatttttttatttcattatgatTTTGTAATTGTTCATGAACATTGAACGGATTTTCTAATTCAGTTGTTGCTTTTAGATAGCTTCTTAGCCTTATACAACGCCGGGTGAGTGAATTGAAGGGAGCTGATCaatgtgacaataattatacCGCTACAGTCATGTTAGTCGGGATTCCAAATGTTGGAAAGTCGGCACTTGTCAATGCTTTGCATCAAGTGGGGAGAATCAGTGCAGCAggtattcaaattattattacaatTCTAATGAAACAGGCTAAATGACATGCTCAAGTTTTGAGCAACaccttataatattttttcttgttcaatttttattttttagaaaaaggaaAGTTAAAGCATGCAACTGTGAGTCCAGAGCCAGGGGAGACTAAAGACATACGAAGTTTTAAGGTTAGCcctttgttttctttatatattagTATATAGTTTTGgtaggaaaaaatatttatggccCACCAAATTTTCATGTTTCCTTAATGTGGGCTAtcagttttataattttgatgttgTGCTGAAGGATACCAGAACTCTTAATTAGCCCCTAATATGATTTTGGAAAATCATATTCTCATTCTCCTTTTGGTTATTctgttttttcttaataatcTCCTTTATTTGGCTTAATTAAACATATGACCATCATGTTGAACAGAACAAGACTTGATCAATGATAGTTTTAACTCTTGGTAGATGCTTGGTGCATAGACATGCTCCATCTAGGCATCTTACATTACCATTTATCAGATATCTAATATGCTGGTGAAAGATGCTCATGTTTGGTAAGCTGGTAAGATTCTTCTATTAAGAGAAGAAATTTCACTAGAGaattgacagaaaaaaaaaaaaaacaaaagcaggGGACGGAATATCCACTTAAACCACCCAACACAAGATCTAGAATGCGTATACTGAAAATTATCAATTGTACAAAACTAACTAATCACTTTGTATGTCAAACCAAGAAAACACTAGTATACTACCAGGTTACTTTTTTTTCATAGATTGCCAACTTTACCCATTTGTCATGCATGTTTTGGAATGTATGGTGGATTTTAATTGGAATACATTGAATACACACATTTgtgcatgataaaaaaaaaatagttgggaATGTAAGTTGCCAGTGTACTAATCATCTCCTAGGTATTCCAACATGCAAATTATTTATAGCCAAATGCTGTATACTTTTAAGaatatactttaaaataaagtatatatttttttttggcatgGTTGCTATTTCATTTAATCAGATTACTTGCACCTTGGAAAAACAGTTTTGAACGGGAGAAGTTTCCAGTTGaagaaaatagttatttatttaaatgtttagaCAAGGTTGATGTCCATTGTGTACTTTGTTAGCCTATCTATGCTACTATGATCTCCATACTATCTTTCCCTATTGTGCTTCCTGTCCACATATTCGTGTATTAGTGCATCCTTTGTGCTTTTCTCACTTTTGAAACTTCTGCTTTCTATTCAGATTGGTAGCCATCCCAATATCTATGTGTTAGACACTCCAGCTATTTTATCTCCCAAGGTTCCTAATGTTGatattttatctaaattaattttaacaggTATGTTTAATTGGCtatctttttcctttgatttgtttttttttcatagctTAAATGAATGTTATTGAAACCTTGgcataaaatttgttatttgtttgaAACAGAAGACAAAATTAGTTAGCAATCAACAATGAACcaattgtttttatttccttAGGTGGCAGTTTAAGTATCTTGCATCAATCATATAATGAGGAGGAAATAGAGGGTGATGTAAATCATAAGATTCAAACAAGGTGGATGAGATGGAAGAATGCTTAAGGTGTCATTTGCTATAGAAAAGCATCACTCAAGCTTAAGGAAAATTTCACCACTCAAATATAAGACCTAGAATGTTGGGTGGTCAAGagccaacaagaaaataaacttaataccacaaatatgaaaatattacgGTGGATTTGGAGACACACAAGACAAGAGAAAATTGGGGTAGCATCTAATTCCTAAAAGATGGTAGAATCATGCCTTCAATAGTTTGGGCATGTGTGGAGACAACTTGTAGAAGTCCTAGTAAAATGAATTGATCAAATGGGGGGTAGTCCAACAGTTAGCAGTAGAGGAGGCCAAGAAAAGTTTTAAGTCAAACCAATAAGGATTTAGATATAAATGGCATGTCATTGCACGTGATATATCATGGGACATTATGACATCATTTGATCCATGCAATTGGTAAGTTCTAGAAGGAGTATTTTGTGATGGTAGTCAATGAAGTAATTATAGAAAAGGAGGCTAAACTTTTGTGATCATTGTGATGCTCACATTTTTATGGGTGTCTCTGTACCTCCTAAACTTGTTCTGTTCATGGATGTCTCTGTACCTCATAACTTCCAAGTGAaccaaagaacaaaaacaattttcataAAGGGAAATATGTTGTTAAAACTTTCAGATAATCTCTTCTTATtcttgacttcttgtttttctGGTTCATACCTTCATTTTAATCTTCATTCAGGAGCAATTGGGGATTGTTTAGTCAGGAGAAAAGAAGTTGCTCAACATTTTCTAGCTATTCACAACTCTAGTGAGCAATACAAGAAATGGGAAAAATTGTCTATGAAGGATAATGATAGATTATTCCTTAACGGGACAACAGAACAGTTGACTAGCTCTGGGTTGCATATGAAGCATAAAAACCAAATCCCTACAGATCACACACAGGTATCTGTAATTTATTTTGTGCATTATCTTAAAGCTCGTCTAATGTTTTTTAGTGTgtggttaaaaaatattaattgtattcTCATAAAAATAACACAGCAAGAAAAAGAACGAAAGGACAATGAAAGAATTGAACCCAAACAAATGGACTGGTTCCCAGTTAAAATATGTAACTACAAAAATTTGGAAACTAATAAAGGAGccaaaaattttaaagaaattgtttGCATTTCTTTGGAAGTTGACTTGCATTGCTATTGGAGCACCAGTGAAGAATCAGTCAGCATGAGGATTTTCAGTTTGACGATAGGCATTGAAATGTCGAGTTGGATGACAGTTCCATATGtgcatttattttcttcatttcccATGATTCATGTGATTGATGAAGACTGGTTAAAACAAATCGCATAGTTGATCAGTGTCTTTgctcttttattctttaaaagttCGGATGCATTTTAACTTTTGGTTTCACAGGACTCCATAGTGCAGGATGTTCGACGAACACTGTTTGAAACAATTTCATCATTCGAAGGTGATGTGAGATGTGAAGACGAAATGGAAGCACTTATTGCAAGGCAGTTTACTGCCTTGCAGGAAGCTTTCCATGTTTCAATTGAATCTGAAGAAGATGATGCTCATGACAAGGTTGCTGGGAAGTTGCTTAATCTTTTCCGTACTGGTCGTCTTGGAcattatattttagataatcTTCCCGGATATATTCAATGATCATTGTTGTCCAATTGATACTAGTACTTCCATGGAGGTGGTTTTTGTGACAAGTCATTGCTTGCCTTTTTATTGTATCTGTCTGCTAGTTTTTTGTAACCTTTTTAGGTTGACCCAGTTAGGAATAATGAAGTGTATATTAATATCAGAatcgcatatatatat from Glycine soja cultivar W05 chromosome 8, ASM419377v2, whole genome shotgun sequence includes:
- the LOC114422018 gene encoding DAR GTPase 2, mitochondrial; translation: MSAAARLGRRVGTTAKEELRRNKGAWRDPLPAAASRAIAERIPLADLVVQVRDARIPLSSECEILRNYPPSLKQIVALNKMDLVGTSNVKAWMGYFRERNCISCGVNAHNKENIKQLLSLIQRRVSELKGADQCDNNYTATVMLVGIPNVGKSALVNALHQVGRISAAEKGKLKHATVSPEPGETKDIRSFKIGSHPNIYVLDTPAILSPKVPNVDILSKLILTGAIGDCLVRRKEVAQHFLAIHNSSEQYKKWEKLSMKDNDRLFLNGTTEQLTSSGLHMKHKNQIPTDHTQDSIVQDVRRTLFETISSFEGDVRCEDEMEALIARQFTALQEAFHVSIESEEDDAHDKVAGKLLNLFRTGRLGHYILDNLPGYIQ